In Mercurialis annua linkage group LG5, ddMerAnnu1.2, whole genome shotgun sequence, a single genomic region encodes these proteins:
- the LOC126681798 gene encoding uncharacterized protein LOC126681798, with protein MDEHGDDPIGPEMSVESVHGPGNASFNEQEQSEDNAPPQDENPFLRQFIKMLQRIAAPPHHRAQEPEIDKNYERVRKQGAKTFGGTTDPAEAEEWLRNTERVLDRIECAPQQKLKYAVSLFEKDALDWWETIPGSGNRPLTLTWDDFLREFGEKYMPPVYRDKKKIEFMELKQNELYVAEYELQFVRLSKYAPEEITTEERKRSKFERGLNLDIREKIAVKTPTYSALIEAALRAEEILVERSEIESKKKKMTGNFNVPSRHGSSFSFRGSSSSTSGYRGKGRGQSSRPTSMSSGRGGYTSTGFDNRQRPTRRGLLEESQAMGQSSVGENMHQVGVGRGRGRGNRGRGTSSAIQSGYTGQPHTQARVFAVTMQDAPTAPDVITGTFSICNCDAHVLIDPGSTCSFISHEFALRVHGILEPLGHDIYVSMPAGGVIVVNTMIKSCPMIVDGMTLQADLVVINLRELDVILGMDWLSKLHAIVDCQTKEVVMEIQGQMKTMIVGERKTMPNCLISAVTAFHLIKDGCQAYLASVIDMTKVSLGVSEIRVVRDFPDVFLDELPGLPPHREVDFEIETIPGSAPISIAPYRMAPLELKELKKQLEELLDKGFIKPSISPWGAPVLFVKKKDGSMRLCIDYRQLNKITVKNKKFLTQLQTRIILIRLNNTRRSSLRGLIY; from the exons ATGGACGAGCATGGAGATGATCCCATTGGCCCAGAAATGTCTGTAGAGTCTGTGCATGGTCCTGGAAATGCATCTTTTAATGAACAGGAACAGTCTGAGGATAATGCTCCACCGCAAGATGAAAATCCTTTTCTGCGacagtttattaaaatgttGCAAAGAATAGCAGCACCTCCGCACCATCGAGCACAGGAACCAGAAATTGACAAAAACTATGAGAGAGTTAGGAAACAAGGGGCAAAGACATTTGGAGGTACTACAGATCCTGCAGAAGCTGAAGAATGGTTGAGAAATACAGAGAGGGTTTTAGACAGAATTGAATGCGCTCCTCAGCAGAAGCTGAAATATGCAGTGTCACTGTTTGAGAAGGATGCTTTGGATTGGTGGGAAACAATTCCAGGAAGCGGAAATAGGCCATTGACTTTAACCTGGGATGATTTCCTTAGAGAATTTGGTGAGAAATACATGCCACCAGTATATcgtgataaaaagaaaattgaattcaTGGAACTAAAGCAGAATGAGTTATATGTGGCTGAATATGAACTTCAATTTGTCAGATTATCAAAGTATGCACCTGAGGAAATAACTACTGAGGAAAGGAAAAGAAGTAAATTTGAAAGGGGTTTGAACCTTGATATTCGAGAGAAAATTGCTGTTAAGACTCCTACTTATAGTGCATTGATTGAAGCCGCTTTGAGGGCTGAAGAAATACTAGTTGAAAGGAGCGAGATAGagtctaaaaagaagaaaatgactGGGAATTTTAATGTTCCTTCAAGACATGGTagttctttttcttttagaGGATCAAGTTCAAGTACTAGTGGCTATAGAGGAAAGGGAAGAGGTCAGTCGAGTAGGCCAACCTCAATGTCATCTGGCAGAGGTGGATATACATCTACTGGGTTTGATAATAGACAACGACCAACAAG GAGAGGTTTACTTGAAGAATCTCAAGCTATGGGTCAGAGTAGTGTGGGTGAAAATATGCACCAAGTGGGTGTAGGCCGGGGAAGAGGGAGAGGTAATAGAGGAAGAGGAACATCTTCAGCTATACAGTCTGGATATACAGGCCAACCTCATACCCAAGCCAGAGTATTTGCAGTGACGATGCAAGATGCACCTACTGCACCTGATGTGATTACTGGTACATTTTCTATCTGTAATTGTGATGCACATGTGTTAATTGATCCGGGATCTACATGTTCATTCATATCACATGAGTTTGCATTACGTGTGCATGGCATATTAGAACCATTGGGacatgatatatatgtttctaTGCCTGCTGGGGGTGTTATTGTTGTAAATACTATGATAAAATCTTGTCCTATGATTGTGGATGGTATGACTTTACAAGCTGATTTGGTGGTTATTAATTTGAGAGAGTTAGATGTTATATTGGGTATGGATTGGTTGTCAAAACTTCATGCCATTGTTGATTGTCAAACTAAAGAAGTAGTTATGGAAATTCAAGGGCAAATGAAAACGATGATTGTTGGGGAAAGGAAAACAATGCCTAATTGTTTAATCTCTGCTGTTACTGCATTTCATTTGATTAAAGATGGATGTCAAGCATATTTGGCTAGTGTAATAGATATGACTAAAGTTAGTCTGGGGGTTTCAGAAATTCGAGTAGTGAGAGACTTTCCAGATGTGTTTCTTGACGAATTGCCTGGTTTGCCACCACATAGGGAggttgattttgaaattgaaactaTACCTGGGTCAGCTCCTATTTCTATAGCACCATATAGAATGGCTCCACTAGAATTGAAAGAACTGAAGAAACAGTTAGAAGAACTGCTTGATAAGGGATTCATCAAGCCAAGTATTTCTCCCTGGGGCGCACCTGTGttatttgtgaagaagaaagatggtAGTATGCGATTATGCATTGATTATAGgcaattgaataaaattactgTGAagaataaaaag TTTTTGACTCAACTTCAAACACGGATAATTTTAATCCGACTTAACAACACCag GCGAAGTAGCCTTCGTGGCTTGATTTACTAA